From Bacteroidota bacterium, the proteins below share one genomic window:
- a CDS encoding sugar transferase: protein MFDFLGSLIGLIILIPFFIIIAILIKLNSKGPVFYKQQRVGLNNTNFGVYKFRSMYMDADKKGLLTVGGRDPRITSIGYFLRKYKIDELPQLINVLLGEMSLVGPRPEVRKYVDYYNAEQMRVLSVKPGITDNASIEFIDENVLLAQAADPEKYYLEKLIPQKTAIYLEYVDTRNFWKDIQIIFKTIFNVFR, encoded by the coding sequence ATGTTTGATTTTTTAGGGTCACTTATAGGTTTGATTATACTAATCCCATTCTTTATTATTATAGCGATTTTGATTAAATTGAATTCTAAAGGCCCCGTGTTTTATAAACAACAAAGAGTAGGATTGAACAATACGAATTTTGGAGTATATAAATTTAGAAGTATGTATATGGATGCCGATAAAAAAGGATTATTAACAGTGGGAGGGAGAGACCCTCGCATTACTTCTATTGGGTATTTTTTGCGTAAGTATAAAATTGACGAATTGCCACAGCTCATTAATGTTTTATTAGGAGAAATGAGTTTGGTAGGGCCAAGACCCGAAGTGAGAAAATATGTTGATTATTATAATGCAGAGCAAATGCGTGTACTGTCAGTAAAGCCAGGTATTACAGATAATGCATCAATTGAATTTATTGATGAAAATGTATTACTTGCACAAGCTGCCGACCCTGAAAAGTATTATTTAGAAAAATTGATTCCACAAAAAACCGCCATCTATCTAGAGTATGTTGATACTCGAAATTTTTGGAAAGATATACAAATAATTTTCAAAACCATTTTCAACGTTTTTAGATAA